A genomic stretch from Persephonella sp. includes:
- the minD gene encoding septum site-determining protein MinD, with amino-acid sequence MTARVFVVTSGKGGVGKTTVTANIATALAKMGKKVLTIDADIGLRNLDMILGLENRIVYDIVDVVEGRVPAKKALVKDKRGNPLYLLPAAQTKDKDAVKPEQLQEIVDELREEFNYIFIDSPAGIEGGFKTAATPADEALVVTNPEVSSVRDADRIIGLLEKMEKENIKLIINRIRPHQVKKGEMLSVEDIEEILQIPKIGIVPDEEKMVDFTNKGEPIVLHEEYAAGKALMNIARRLEGEEVPFTELETKKGFFARLFGR; translated from the coding sequence ATGACAGCAAGAGTTTTTGTTGTAACTTCAGGAAAAGGCGGGGTAGGAAAAACAACAGTAACAGCAAATATTGCTACAGCACTGGCTAAAATGGGGAAAAAGGTGCTTACCATAGATGCAGATATTGGGCTTAGAAATCTGGATATGATACTGGGATTAGAAAACAGAATTGTTTATGATATTGTGGATGTTGTAGAAGGGCGAGTTCCGGCAAAAAAAGCACTTGTTAAGGACAAAAGGGGAAATCCACTTTATCTTCTTCCAGCTGCACAGACAAAGGATAAAGATGCTGTTAAACCGGAGCAACTTCAAGAAATTGTTGATGAACTAAGGGAAGAATTTAATTACATATTTATAGATTCTCCTGCCGGTATAGAAGGGGGATTTAAAACAGCTGCCACCCCTGCCGATGAGGCACTTGTAGTTACAAACCCAGAAGTATCTTCTGTAAGAGATGCAGACAGGATAATTGGGTTGTTGGAAAAAATGGAAAAAGAAAACATAAAACTAATCATAAATAGAATAAGACCTCATCAGGTTAAAAAAGGAGAAATGCTTTCTGTTGAGGATATAGAAGAGATTCTCCAAATTCCCAAAATAGGAATAGTGCCTGATGAAGAAAAGATGGTTGATTTTACAAATAAAGGGGAACCGATTGTTCTCCATGAAGAGTATGCTGCAGGAAAGGCACTTATGAATATAGCAAGAAGATTAGAAGGGGAAGAAGTTCCGTTCACTGAACTGGAAACTAAAAAAGGATTCTTTGCAAGGTTATTTGGGAGGTAA
- the minC gene encoding septum site-determining protein MinC, with protein sequence MGLEIKGVTVPALLIKLDKNKSLEENLKELEEKLSSAFFKGSVSILDISDTDFSDEEIEKIEQLLKKYNTKVLGYKNEKKEKPKRQIPEITEKKSLKIINKTLRSGQRIEYDGDVLVIGDVNPDAYIIASGNIIVMGALRGVVHAGANGDETATVMALKLMPQQLRIASFYTRAPDNVEQQEMPEYPEKAYIDGNSIVIESIK encoded by the coding sequence TTGGGATTAGAGATTAAAGGTGTCACTGTTCCAGCTTTACTTATTAAATTAGACAAAAATAAATCCCTTGAAGAAAATTTAAAAGAATTGGAGGAAAAATTATCCTCTGCTTTTTTTAAAGGCTCCGTTTCAATACTTGATATATCAGATACTGACTTCTCTGATGAAGAGATAGAAAAAATTGAACAACTACTAAAAAAATACAATACTAAAGTTTTAGGCTACAAAAACGAAAAAAAGGAAAAGCCAAAGAGACAGATACCTGAAATCACAGAGAAAAAATCACTTAAGATTATTAACAAAACCCTCCGAAGTGGTCAAAGAATAGAGTATGACGGAGATGTTCTTGTTATAGGGGATGTTAATCCTGATGCATATATAATAGCTTCAGGTAATATTATAGTGATGGGAGCCTTAAGGGGCGTTGTCCATGCAGGGGCTAACGGAGATGAAACGGCAACAGTAATGGCTCTAAAACTTATGCCACAGCAATTAAGAATAGCAAGTTTTTATACAAGGGCACCTGATAATGTTGAACAACAAGAAATGCCTGAATATCCAGAAAAGGCATATATTGATGGGAATAGTATTGTTATAGAAAGTATCAAATAA
- the lysA gene encoding diaminopimelate decarboxylase — MEESFSSYFRYKGNQLFCEDIPVKDIAFEYGTPVYIYSKKAIEDKINQYKEAFTGYPTQICYAAKANSNLSILKIFNKHGLGLDIVSGGELYRGLKAGFPAEKIVYAGVGKTDNELIQAIEAGILSFNVESLMELDVLNELAGKLGKKANVSIRINPDVDPKTHPYISTGMKKSKFGIDMEDAEEAFLKADKLPNLNLVGIHCHIGSQIMDVSPYKEAVEKTVELVLKLQKKGIKLKHIDIGGGLGIKYKPEDNPPHPKQLADIVIPVVKETGLKLLIEPGRSLIGEAGILVSRVLFLKDKGDKHFIIIDAGMNDLLRPAMYNAYHHIVSVKKKKEKVVADIVGPICETGDFFALDREIDNVQRGNFIAVMSAGAYGFSMASNYNTRPRAAEVLVDGNKTYLIRERETYDYIIQPELNALNNIDGEVK, encoded by the coding sequence ATGGAGGAATCTTTTAGTTCTTATTTCAGATACAAAGGAAATCAGCTTTTTTGTGAAGATATTCCTGTAAAAGATATTGCCTTTGAATATGGAACACCTGTTTATATATACAGTAAAAAAGCCATAGAAGATAAGATAAATCAATACAAAGAGGCTTTTACCGGTTATCCAACCCAGATATGCTATGCAGCAAAGGCAAATTCAAATCTGTCTATTCTAAAAATATTTAATAAACACGGACTTGGTCTTGATATTGTTTCAGGTGGGGAACTTTATAGAGGTCTAAAAGCAGGTTTTCCTGCAGAAAAAATCGTTTATGCAGGAGTTGGTAAAACTGACAATGAACTGATTCAGGCAATTGAAGCAGGAATCCTTTCTTTTAACGTTGAGAGTTTAATGGAACTTGATGTTTTAAATGAACTTGCAGGAAAACTGGGTAAAAAAGCAAATGTATCTATCAGAATAAACCCTGATGTTGACCCGAAAACACATCCTTACATCTCAACAGGAATGAAAAAAAGTAAGTTTGGCATAGATATGGAAGATGCTGAAGAAGCATTTTTAAAAGCAGATAAACTGCCAAATCTCAACCTTGTTGGTATCCACTGTCATATTGGTTCGCAAATTATGGATGTTTCTCCATATAAAGAAGCTGTTGAAAAAACTGTAGAACTGGTGCTGAAACTACAGAAAAAAGGGATAAAACTTAAGCACATAGATATTGGCGGTGGACTTGGGATCAAATACAAACCTGAAGACAATCCACCTCACCCAAAACAGCTTGCCGATATTGTTATTCCGGTTGTCAAAGAAACAGGACTTAAATTACTTATTGAACCGGGAAGGTCTTTAATAGGGGAAGCTGGCATACTTGTATCACGAGTATTATTCCTAAAGGATAAAGGAGACAAGCACTTTATTATCATAGATGCCGGTATGAATGACCTTCTTAGACCTGCTATGTATAATGCCTATCATCATATTGTTTCTGTGAAAAAGAAAAAAGAAAAAGTAGTGGCTGATATTGTAGGCCCAATCTGTGAAACAGGAGATTTCTTTGCTCTTGATAGAGAGATAGATAATGTTCAGAGGGGGAACTTTATTGCCGTTATGAGTGCAGGTGCTTACGGATTTTCAATGGCTTCAAACTACAATACAAGACCACGGGCAGCAGAAGTTCTGGTTGATGGAAATAAAACATATCTTATAAGAGAAAGAGAAACCTACGACTATATCATTCAGCCTGAATTAAATGCTTTAAATAATATAGATGGAGAGGTGAAATAG
- the purD gene encoding phosphoribosylamine--glycine ligase — MKVLVVGNGGREHALAWKIKQSPLVSKLYVARGNAGIWQIAEKVDISPTDVEKLVEFALKEKIDLTVVGPEQPLSEGIVDAFEEAGLKIFGHRKNAAILEASKVFAKNFMKKYNVPTAFYETFDNEDDAIDFIKKMGTPIVIKADGLAAGKGVVIAKTEEEAIQTVKDMFGGLFGEASKRIVIEEFLEGEEASYIAMVDGDKLVPMATSQDHKQIFDGDKGPNTGGMGAYSPAPVITPELEQEILEKIMYPTLKGMQAEGRRMRGFLYAGLMIGPKGVNVLEFNVRMGDPETQPIMRRLESDLVQHILDILDGKIDSVQPVWSEKWAIGVVMASKGYPGKYEKGFEITGIEEAEKDPDIVVFHSGTDIKNGKLVTAGGRVLTVTAVGNTLKEAKEKAYKAIEKIHFEGAHYRKDIGDKGIKRLQQLS; from the coding sequence ATGAAAGTTCTTGTCGTTGGCAACGGTGGTAGAGAACATGCACTTGCCTGGAAAATAAAACAAAGTCCCCTTGTATCTAAACTGTATGTTGCAAGAGGAAATGCAGGAATATGGCAGATAGCAGAGAAAGTAGATATATCTCCAACTGATGTTGAAAAGCTCGTCGAATTTGCATTAAAGGAAAAAATAGACCTGACTGTTGTTGGACCAGAACAACCTCTTTCTGAAGGAATTGTTGACGCATTTGAGGAAGCAGGACTGAAAATATTTGGCCATAGAAAAAATGCGGCTATCTTAGAAGCCAGTAAAGTATTTGCCAAAAATTTTATGAAAAAATACAATGTTCCAACGGCATTTTATGAAACATTTGACAACGAAGATGACGCAATAGATTTTATCAAAAAAATGGGAACCCCTATTGTTATAAAGGCTGACGGTCTTGCCGCAGGAAAAGGAGTTGTAATTGCAAAAACAGAAGAAGAGGCAATCCAAACAGTAAAAGATATGTTCGGCGGTCTATTTGGAGAAGCAAGCAAAAGAATTGTTATAGAAGAGTTTCTTGAAGGTGAAGAGGCTTCATATATAGCCATGGTAGATGGAGATAAACTTGTCCCAATGGCAACATCTCAAGACCACAAACAGATATTTGATGGAGATAAAGGCCCAAATACAGGAGGAATGGGGGCATATTCCCCTGCACCAGTGATAACTCCGGAGTTAGAGCAGGAAATACTTGAAAAAATTATGTATCCAACTCTAAAAGGTATGCAGGCCGAAGGCCGCAGAATGAGAGGATTTCTGTATGCAGGACTTATGATTGGGCCAAAAGGGGTAAATGTTCTTGAGTTCAATGTAAGAATGGGAGACCCTGAAACACAGCCAATTATGAGAAGACTGGAAAGCGACCTTGTTCAACATATTCTTGATATTCTTGATGGAAAGATAGATTCTGTTCAGCCTGTATGGAGTGAAAAATGGGCTATAGGTGTTGTTATGGCCTCAAAAGGTTATCCCGGAAAGTATGAAAAAGGCTTTGAAATAACAGGAATAGAAGAAGCAGAAAAAGACCCTGATATTGTGGTATTCCATTCAGGAACAGATATCAAAAATGGTAAACTGGTAACAGCAGGAGGAAGAGTCCTGACTGTCACAGCAGTTGGAAACACATTAAAAGAAGCAAAAGAAAAAGCATATAAAGCTATTGAAAAAATACATTTTGAAGGTGCCCATTATAGAAAGGATATTGGAGACAAAGGTATTAAAAGATTACAACAACTTTCATAA
- a CDS encoding CvpA family protein, translating into MVLDLILSVLLLYLLLLGAYRGFTELFIKSIGIGAGFFVALYYEKPFASFLSNYFKTSQLILSFFSFFLILITIFGFSFFIYRYLRRHIYRKKKFSIADRTLGAAGGFLIFLIILSTIYYFSITNNFIGQLTADSKILELMRR; encoded by the coding sequence ATGGTGCTTGATTTAATTTTGTCTGTTTTGCTTCTTTATCTTCTTCTTTTAGGTGCATATAGAGGATTTACCGAACTATTTATAAAAAGCATAGGAATAGGGGCAGGTTTTTTTGTTGCCCTTTATTATGAAAAACCATTTGCCAGCTTTTTGTCAAATTATTTCAAAACATCACAATTGATACTTTCTTTCTTTTCCTTTTTTCTGATTTTGATTACTATTTTTGGTTTTTCTTTTTTTATTTATAGGTATCTAAGAAGACATATTTATAGAAAGAAAAAATTTTCTATTGCAGATAGAACCCTCGGGGCTGCAGGTGGATTTTTGATATTTTTGATTATCCTCTCTACAATCTACTACTTTTCTATAACCAATAACTTTATCGGTCAGCTTACCGCCGACTCAAAAATTCTGGAATTGATGAGAAGATGA
- a CDS encoding GatB/YqeY domain-containing protein has product MAELLKKLQDEMKAAMKSGQKDRLSVIRMLISEIKKVQIDKKKELSDEEIIEVLQRYAKQRKESIKQYREAGREDLAQKEEFELGVVQEFLPQPLSQEELEKIIDETIAELGASSMKDMGRVMKAVLEKVKGRADGATVSAIVKNKLSG; this is encoded by the coding sequence ATGGCTGAGCTTCTCAAGAAGCTACAGGATGAGATGAAAGCCGCAATGAAAAGCGGCCAAAAGGACAGATTATCTGTTATCCGTATGCTTATATCTGAGATTAAAAAAGTTCAAATAGATAAGAAAAAAGAATTATCAGATGAAGAAATCATAGAAGTTTTACAAAGATACGCAAAACAAAGAAAAGAATCTATAAAACAATACAGAGAAGCAGGTAGGGAAGATCTTGCCCAAAAGGAAGAATTTGAGCTTGGTGTGGTTCAGGAGTTCCTGCCCCAGCCTCTTTCTCAGGAAGAGCTGGAAAAAATCATTGATGAAACTATAGCGGAGCTGGGTGCTTCCTCTATGAAGGATATGGGCAGAGTTATGAAAGCTGTTCTTGAAAAAGTGAAAGGCCGGGCTGACGGTGCAACTGTCAGTGCCATAGTTAAAAATAAACTTTCTGGATAA
- the rpsU gene encoding 30S ribosomal protein S21 encodes MAVVRVQEGESFEKALKRFKKICEKEGIITEMKRREFYEKPSVKRKRKQRAARKRLIKALKKKGLL; translated from the coding sequence ATGGCAGTAGTTAGAGTTCAGGAAGGAGAAAGCTTTGAAAAAGCTTTAAAAAGATTCAAGAAAATATGCGAAAAAGAAGGTATCATCACAGAAATGAAAAGAAGGGAATTTTATGAAAAACCTTCTGTAAAAAGAAAAAGAAAACAAAGAGCAGCAAGAAAAAGATTAATTAAGGCACTCAAGAAAAAAGGTCTCTTATAA
- a CDS encoding peroxiredoxin — protein sequence MSEIILVGQEVPDFEMETYEPETGKFGTFSLKKAKEEGKWTILFFYPADFTFVCPTELADLAEVYPKLKELGAEVVSVSTDTKFVHLAWHRDEKLLQNVKYPMGADPTGKVSRMFGVYDESTGLALRGTFIISPEGKLVGSEVNFYNVGRNADELLRKMEANAYLIGHPEEACPAKWEPGKKTLKPSEELVGHVYEALNE from the coding sequence ATGTCAGAAATTATTTTAGTAGGTCAGGAAGTTCCAGATTTTGAAATGGAAACTTACGAGCCTGAAACAGGAAAATTTGGAACATTCTCATTAAAAAAAGCTAAAGAAGAAGGAAAATGGACAATACTCTTTTTCTATCCTGCTGACTTTACATTCGTATGTCCAACAGAATTAGCTGACCTTGCAGAAGTTTACCCAAAACTCAAGGAATTGGGAGCTGAAGTTGTTTCAGTTTCTACAGATACAAAATTTGTTCACCTTGCATGGCACAGGGACGAAAAACTTCTCCAGAATGTAAAATACCCAATGGGTGCTGACCCAACAGGAAAAGTTTCAAGAATGTTTGGTGTTTATGATGAATCTACAGGACTTGCCCTTAGAGGAACATTTATCATATCCCCAGAAGGAAAACTTGTAGGTTCAGAAGTTAACTTCTACAATGTTGGAAGAAATGCTGATGAACTTCTGAGAAAAATGGAAGCTAATGCTTACCTTATTGGACACCCAGAAGAAGCTTGTCCAGCTAAATGGGAGCCTGGTAAGAAAACACTTAAACCTTCTGAAGAGCTTGTTGGACACGTTTACGAAGCACTTAACGAATAA
- the recJ gene encoding single-stranded-DNA-specific exonuclease RecJ, whose protein sequence is MATGLSGRKWIIISEKNKAPQEVVQNYGHVLGQLIYNRRELFNNNLDEDNIYPSLQKLLDPQLFFDLDKVAHRIASLIKQKKKFVIYGDYDADGITSTALLVNFFKDIEADVRYYIPSRFDEGYGLNTKAIHKISQLADVLIVVDSGTNAYEELLLAKKLGLEVFVLDHHEPENPDWQEEKILILNPKLHSDINPLFKHLASVGISFYLLIMLRKLLGLDVKLKPYLDIVAIGTVADVVPLSLINRIFVKKGIEEINKRKRPGIKALLESISVEKVSSFEIGFNIAPRLNAAGRLDDAKKAVKLLITAKESTGKQISNELEFLNKKRQKFTEHAFKEVEHKIRKEKELNSIVVADQKWHPGIVGIVAGRLVEKYKVPAIVLAKKNGKAVGSARSIPGLNIYEIMQQHSYLFERFGGHALAAGLTIKTQNIPKLKQAISDSLKELSSEEQLPVIEIDMEVPLSYWTPEKVRQLSILEPFGEGNPYPVFMAKNLRISDFITVGPTNQHLKFWLVDKQKNAFQGLWWNFAEHIKSLSVGMYIDIVYTPKISNWNGKTTVDFIIKDMKPSQI, encoded by the coding sequence ATGGCCACAGGACTATCAGGAAGAAAATGGATAATAATATCAGAGAAAAACAAGGCACCACAGGAAGTAGTCCAGAACTACGGCCATGTTTTAGGACAGCTTATATACAACAGAAGGGAACTTTTTAATAACAATCTTGATGAGGATAATATATATCCTTCACTGCAGAAACTTTTAGACCCCCAGCTTTTCTTTGATCTTGATAAAGTAGCCCATAGAATTGCAAGTCTTATAAAACAGAAAAAGAAATTTGTTATATATGGAGATTATGATGCCGATGGCATAACCAGCACAGCTCTACTGGTTAATTTCTTTAAGGATATAGAAGCAGACGTAAGATACTATATTCCAAGTAGATTTGATGAAGGCTATGGCCTTAATACAAAAGCCATTCATAAAATAAGTCAGCTTGCAGATGTTCTTATTGTTGTAGATAGCGGAACAAATGCCTATGAAGAACTCTTACTGGCGAAAAAACTTGGTCTTGAGGTTTTTGTATTAGACCACCACGAACCTGAAAACCCAGACTGGCAGGAAGAAAAAATATTAATTCTAAATCCAAAATTACACTCAGATATAAATCCGTTATTTAAGCATCTGGCATCTGTCGGCATATCTTTTTATTTACTTATAATGCTGAGAAAATTGTTAGGCCTTGATGTAAAACTGAAACCATATCTTGATATTGTTGCCATAGGCACCGTTGCCGATGTTGTTCCTTTATCCCTTATAAACAGAATTTTTGTAAAAAAAGGAATAGAAGAAATAAATAAAAGGAAAAGACCAGGTATAAAAGCATTACTGGAAAGTATATCAGTAGAAAAGGTTTCCTCATTTGAAATAGGCTTTAATATAGCACCCCGTTTAAATGCTGCAGGAAGACTTGATGATGCCAAAAAGGCAGTTAAATTGCTGATAACAGCAAAAGAATCCACAGGAAAACAGATATCAAATGAACTTGAATTTTTGAACAAAAAAAGACAGAAATTTACAGAACATGCCTTTAAAGAAGTTGAACATAAAATAAGAAAAGAAAAAGAATTAAACAGCATAGTAGTTGCAGATCAGAAATGGCATCCGGGGATAGTTGGAATTGTAGCAGGAAGACTTGTTGAAAAGTATAAAGTCCCGGCAATTGTCCTTGCAAAGAAAAACGGTAAAGCTGTTGGTTCTGCAAGAAGTATTCCAGGATTAAATATATACGAAATAATGCAGCAACACTCATATTTGTTTGAAAGATTTGGAGGGCATGCCCTCGCAGCAGGATTAACGATAAAAACCCAAAATATACCAAAATTAAAACAGGCCATATCAGACAGTCTCAAAGAACTATCTTCTGAAGAACAGTTACCGGTTATAGAAATAGATATGGAAGTCCCTCTTTCTTACTGGACTCCTGAAAAGGTTCGTCAGCTTTCAATTTTAGAGCCATTTGGAGAAGGAAATCCTTATCCTGTTTTTATGGCAAAAAATCTGAGAATAAGTGATTTTATAACGGTAGGCCCAACAAATCAGCATCTTAAATTTTGGCTTGTGGATAAGCAGAAAAATGCATTCCAGGGGCTTTGGTGGAATTTTGCAGAGCATATAAAAAGTTTATCCGTTGGAATGTATATTGATATTGTCTATACACCGAAAATCTCAAACTGGAATGGTAAAACAACGGTAGATTTTATAATCAAAGATATGAAACCATCTCAGATATGA
- a CDS encoding nitronate monooxygenase family protein translates to MALPPLRIGKYEIQYPIVQGGMGVGISWENLAGNVSKHGGLGIVSSVGTGYRHPNYVRLKDGRPVGSKYIHSKEALQRIIRDAKEIAGGEKAVIGVNILYAITDFGRVVRDAIEAGANMLFVGAGLPLTLPKYAPEEDVALVPIVSSARALRVICKHWKKKYNRLPDAVVVEGPKSGGHQGIPYEDCFKPEFQLENLVPEVIKERDKWGDFPVIAAGGIWDKKDIEFYLSLGAAGVQMGTRFVGTYECDASDEFKQVIINAKKEDIILLKSPVGYPARGIVTQLIKDIEEGKAPEVKCVSNCVVPCNHGEEAKKVGYCIADRLGDAYLGRKETGLFFSGSNGYRIKKLVHVKDLIRELVEGIPSGQEEP, encoded by the coding sequence ATGGCACTGCCACCACTTAGAATAGGTAAATATGAAATACAATATCCAATAGTCCAGGGGGGAATGGGAGTTGGTATATCGTGGGAAAACCTCGCTGGAAATGTCAGTAAGCATGGAGGCCTTGGTATAGTATCTTCCGTTGGGACAGGATACAGACACCCCAACTATGTTCGTTTAAAAGATGGAAGGCCTGTTGGAAGTAAATACATACACAGCAAGGAAGCTCTGCAGCGTATCATCCGCGATGCTAAAGAAATAGCCGGCGGAGAAAAAGCTGTAATCGGGGTTAATATCCTGTATGCAATTACAGATTTCGGTAGAGTTGTCCGTGATGCCATTGAGGCTGGAGCAAATATGCTTTTTGTAGGAGCAGGGCTACCTCTTACACTACCGAAATATGCACCTGAGGAAGATGTTGCACTTGTTCCTATAGTTTCATCTGCAAGGGCATTAAGGGTTATCTGCAAACACTGGAAGAAAAAATACAACAGACTACCTGATGCTGTAGTTGTTGAAGGCCCAAAATCCGGCGGTCATCAGGGAATACCCTATGAGGACTGCTTTAAACCTGAGTTCCAGCTGGAAAATCTTGTTCCTGAGGTAATTAAGGAAAGGGATAAATGGGGAGATTTTCCTGTAATAGCGGCCGGAGGAATATGGGATAAAAAGGATATAGAGTTTTACCTAAGCCTTGGAGCCGCAGGCGTTCAGATGGGAACAAGATTTGTTGGAACCTATGAATGCGATGCTTCAGACGAATTTAAGCAGGTTATTATAAATGCAAAAAAAGAAGATATTATCCTTCTGAAATCTCCTGTTGGATATCCGGCAAGGGGAATAGTAACCCAGCTTATAAAGGATATAGAAGAAGGCAAAGCACCTGAGGTTAAATGTGTTTCAAATTGCGTTGTGCCCTGTAATCATGGAGAAGAAGCCAAAAAAGTTGGATACTGTATAGCAGACAGACTGGGTGATGCATATCTGGGAAGAAAAGAAACAGGGCTGTTCTTCAGCGGTTCAAACGGATACAGAATAAAAAAACTGGTTCATGTAAAAGACCTGATTAGAGAGCTGGTAGAAGGAATACCTTCTGGGCAGGAGGAGCCTTAA
- a CDS encoding DUF2914 domain-containing protein — translation MRWLMVFLLVFSFSFAQNVQVEDMEFAVAIQDREPIGISNKFPPDIGKVYCWTKIIATKVPTKIYHVWVYKGNEMARVELGITYPTFRTWSSKKILPTQTGKWTVIVEDEEGNKIAQKSFEITENWKEP, via the coding sequence ATGCGCTGGTTAATGGTTTTCCTATTGGTATTTTCTTTCTCTTTTGCCCAAAATGTTCAGGTTGAAGATATGGAATTTGCAGTGGCTATTCAGGATAGGGAGCCTATTGGGATATCCAATAAGTTCCCTCCGGATATAGGAAAGGTTTACTGCTGGACAAAAATCATCGCAACTAAGGTTCCAACAAAGATTTATCATGTGTGGGTCTATAAAGGAAACGAAATGGCAAGGGTTGAATTAGGAATTACATATCCGACATTTAGAACATGGAGCTCTAAAAAAATACTTCCAACCCAGACAGGTAAATGGACTGTTATTGTAGAAGATGAAGAAGGCAATAAAATTGCACAGAAATCATTTGAGATAACGGAAAATTGGAAGGAGCCTTAA
- the purN gene encoding phosphoribosylglycinamide formyltransferase — MDIVVLISGRGSNLEAIAKAYKTGKIQGKIKLVISNKKDARGLEIAREYGIPAEFHNPSKFDSRLEYDRHLINRIKKENPQLVVLAGYMRILSDEFIDAFEGKLINIHPSLTPAFTGLKAQKQAIEYGAKFSGCTVHFVSKELDTGPVIVQAVVPITPEDTEETLSEKILKFEHRIYPQAIKWISEGRVKIEGRKVIVKDAKYGTIPVNPALEDF, encoded by the coding sequence ATGGATATAGTTGTTTTAATTTCCGGAAGAGGCTCAAATTTAGAAGCTATAGCAAAAGCATATAAGACCGGCAAGATACAGGGAAAAATAAAATTAGTTATATCAAATAAAAAAGATGCAAGGGGATTAGAAATAGCAAGGGAATACGGCATCCCTGCAGAGTTTCATAACCCTTCTAAATTTGATAGCAGGCTTGAGTATGACAGGCACTTAATAAATAGAATTAAAAAAGAAAATCCACAGCTTGTTGTTTTGGCAGGTTATATGAGGATACTATCGGATGAATTTATTGATGCATTTGAAGGAAAACTTATAAATATCCATCCATCTCTAACTCCGGCTTTTACAGGACTCAAAGCACAAAAACAGGCAATAGAATACGGAGCTAAGTTTTCCGGTTGCACTGTCCATTTTGTATCTAAAGAACTGGATACAGGGCCGGTTATAGTTCAGGCAGTTGTCCCAATAACTCCAGAAGATACAGAAGAAACTCTTTCTGAAAAAATTCTTAAGTTTGAACACAGAATCTATCCACAGGCAATTAAATGGATTTCTGAAGGAAGGGTGAAAATAGAAGGAAGAAAGGTTATTGTTAAAGATGCCAAATACGGCACAATTCCTGTAAATCCAGCTTTAGAGGATTTTTAA